From a region of the Blochmannia endosymbiont of Camponotus modoc genome:
- the hisS gene encoding histidine--tRNA ligase: MLKYDKNIQSIRGMHDYLPKDTILWQYIENILITILNSYGYKEIRFPIIEDTNLFKRSIGEVTDVIEKEMYNFTDRNGNNLTLRPEGTSGCVRAGIKHGLFYHQEQRLWYIGPMFRYERPQKGRYRQFHQFSAEAFGQIGPDIDAELILITARCWKELGINHHLSLELNSIGSLSSRINYRKKLITFLEKNLNNLDNNALRRLYSNPLRILDTKNAKTKELLLNAPILSDHLDDDSRVHFSELCQLLNLLGVSYRVNPYLVRGLDYYNKTVFEWVTDSLGVKKTICAGGRYDELVQELGGYSVPAIGFSIGLERVILLMQEINNITILNKNIYIDVYLISIGDNSRKHAMLLSENIRSTLPSLRLMVHHGGGDIKKQFYCANKHKPQIILIMNEKNVLEKTIILKNLQSKTQEILKHDAVSERLKNILHITCNST, from the coding sequence ATGCTTAAATATGATAAAAATATCCAATCTATCCGCGGTATGCATGATTATTTGCCGAAAGATACGATTCTATGGCAATACATAGAAAATATACTTATAACTATATTAAACAGTTACGGATACAAGGAGATTAGATTTCCTATTATTGAAGACACAAATTTATTCAAACGTTCAATCGGAGAAGTAACAGATGTAATAGAAAAAGAAATGTATAATTTTACTGATCGTAACGGTAATAATTTAACGTTACGTCCAGAGGGAACATCTGGATGCGTTCGAGCAGGTATTAAGCATGGTCTGTTTTATCACCAAGAACAACGTCTGTGGTATATTGGTCCGATGTTTCGCTATGAACGTCCTCAAAAAGGACGCTATAGACAATTTCATCAATTTAGTGCTGAAGCTTTTGGTCAAATAGGACCCGACATAGATGCTGAGTTAATTTTAATTACTGCTCGTTGTTGGAAAGAATTAGGAATTAATCATCATTTATCTTTAGAATTAAATTCAATTGGCTCTTTATCATCTAGAATAAATTATCGTAAAAAATTAATAACTTTTTTAGAAAAAAATTTAAACAACTTGGACAACAATGCTCTACGACGTTTATACTCTAATCCATTGCGCATCTTAGATACCAAAAATGCTAAAACTAAAGAATTACTACTTAATGCGCCTATATTAAGCGATCACTTAGATGATGATTCACGTGTTCATTTTTCCGAATTATGTCAATTATTAAATCTCTTAGGAGTGTCGTACAGGGTTAATCCGTATCTAGTACGCGGTTTAGATTATTATAACAAAACCGTTTTTGAATGGGTTACTGATAGTTTAGGAGTAAAAAAAACTATTTGTGCTGGTGGTCGTTACGATGAATTAGTCCAAGAATTAGGAGGGTATTCAGTACCTGCGATAGGATTTTCCATAGGATTAGAACGTGTAATATTATTAATGCAAGAAATTAACAATATTACCATTTTAAATAAAAATATATATATTGATGTATATTTAATTAGTATAGGAGATAATTCTCGAAAACACGCAATGTTATTATCTGAAAATATTCGCTCAACATTACCATCGCTTCGATTAATGGTACATCATGGAGGAGGTGACATAAAAAAACAATTTTATTGTGCTAATAAACATAAACCACAAATCATATTAATCATGAACGAAAAGAATGTTCTTGAAAAAACGATTATTTTAAAAAATTTACAATCAAAAACTCAAGAAATATTAAAACATGATGCAGTTTCCGAAAGATTAAAAAATATACTACATATTACATGCAATTCTACTTGA
- the rlmN gene encoding 23S rRNA (adenine(2503)-C(2))-methyltransferase RlmN, producing MDLEKYIFMYTKKVNLLNMNKEELLIFFDKLGEKPFRSHQVMRWIYHYYCDDFNYMTNLSKSLKIKLKQIAEIRAPIIIKEQLSSDGTIKWAMKIDEQQIETVYIPENKRTTLCVSSQIGCPLGCSFCGTAQQGFNRNLNVSEIIGQVWRAAQLINLNKKMKIKNRFPITNIVFMGMGEPLLNIVNVVSAIRIILDDLGFKLSKRRVTLSTAGIVPGIEKLKNMIDVPLAISLHAPNDTIRNKIMPINKKYNINSVLEAARRYSRDTKSNHGRVTIEYVLLKNINDDVLHAHQLAKQLQGIPCKINLIPWNPIPNIRYACSSQIRMHAFLKVLLKYNIITIIRKIRGADISAACGQLTGEVINRIKLQYNSL from the coding sequence ATGGATCTTGAGAAATATATTTTTATGTATACAAAAAAAGTTAATTTACTTAACATGAACAAAGAAGAATTACTAATTTTTTTTGATAAATTAGGTGAAAAACCTTTCCGTTCTCATCAAGTAATGAGATGGATCTATCATTACTATTGTGACGATTTTAATTACATGACAAATTTAAGCAAGTCTCTAAAAATCAAATTGAAGCAAATAGCAGAAATCCGTGCTCCAATAATTATAAAAGAACAACTATCTTCAGATGGAACAATCAAATGGGCTATGAAAATTGATGAACAACAAATCGAAACAGTTTATATTCCTGAAAATAAAAGAACCACTTTGTGCGTTTCATCACAAATTGGATGCCCTTTAGGATGTAGTTTTTGTGGAACTGCGCAGCAGGGATTTAACAGAAATCTGAATGTATCAGAGATAATTGGTCAAGTTTGGAGAGCAGCACAACTTATTAATCTCAATAAAAAAATGAAAATAAAAAATAGATTTCCTATTACCAATATAGTATTTATGGGTATGGGAGAGCCATTGTTAAATATTGTTAATGTTGTATCGGCGATCAGAATTATATTAGATGACCTTGGTTTTAAATTATCAAAACGACGTGTTACGCTCTCAACTGCCGGAATTGTACCAGGCATAGAAAAATTAAAAAATATGATTGACGTACCGTTAGCTATATCTCTACATGCTCCAAATGATACCATTAGAAATAAGATTATGCCAATTAATAAAAAGTACAATATTAATAGCGTATTAGAAGCAGCACGTAGGTATTCGAGAGACACTAAATCTAATCACGGTAGAGTAACAATAGAGTATGTATTGTTAAAAAATATTAATGACGACGTCCTGCATGCCCATCAATTAGCAAAACAACTTCAAGGTATTCCGTGTAAAATTAACTTGATCCCATGGAACCCAATTCCGAATATACGATATGCATGTAGCTCACAGATTCGTATGCATGCATTTCTTAAAGTTTTATTAAAATATAATATAATAACCATCATACGCAAAATAAGAGGAGCGGATATTAGTGCTGCCTGCGGACAATTAACAGGAGAAGTAATTAACCGTATAAAATTACAATATAACTCATTATAA
- the glyA gene encoding serine hydroxymethyltransferase, translated as MSICTNYDIELWKIIQQETIRQEEHIELIASENYVSPQVMKVQGSQLTNKYAEGYPGKRYYGGCEYVDMIEQLGINRAKKLFSADYANIQPHSGSQANFSVYNALLHPGDTILSMHLNHGGHLTHGSQVNFSGKLYNAVFYGVDENGCINYEKIYHLAVKHQPKMIVGGFSAYSGIINWSKMRQIADAVQAYLFIDMAHIAGLVAAGVYPNPLPHAHVVTATTHKTLAGPRGGLILASGGNDVLYKKLDASVFPGSQGGPLMHVIAAKAIALKEAMDPSFKVYQQKIVQNAKIMVKEFTLREFQIISGMTHNHLFLLDLRNKNITGKDASTALERANIIVNKNSIPNDFRSPFITSGIRIGTPAITRRNFNENDVRKLSHWICDILNHIDNNEIIFSIKTKVLRICSQYPIYNNKSY; from the coding sequence ATGTCCATATGTACAAATTATGATATTGAATTGTGGAAAATAATACAACAAGAAACTATTAGACAAGAGGAACACATTGAATTAATAGCATCTGAAAATTATGTTAGCCCTCAAGTTATGAAAGTACAAGGCTCTCAACTTACTAATAAATACGCTGAAGGCTATCCAGGTAAACGTTATTATGGTGGATGCGAATATGTTGACATGATTGAACAATTAGGTATTAATCGTGCAAAAAAATTATTTTCTGCAGACTATGCAAATATACAACCACATTCTGGATCACAAGCTAATTTTTCTGTTTATAATGCCTTACTACACCCCGGTGATACAATTTTAAGTATGCATCTAAATCATGGAGGACATTTAACGCATGGCTCACAAGTAAACTTTTCAGGAAAATTATATAATGCTGTATTTTATGGGGTTGACGAAAATGGTTGTATTAATTATGAAAAAATATATCATTTAGCTGTAAAACATCAACCGAAAATGATCGTAGGGGGGTTTTCTGCGTATTCTGGTATTATAAATTGGTCTAAAATGCGCCAGATTGCAGATGCTGTTCAAGCATATCTATTTATTGACATGGCTCATATTGCAGGATTAGTTGCTGCGGGTGTATATCCAAATCCGTTACCACACGCACATGTAGTGACTGCTACTACTCATAAAACATTAGCAGGACCCAGAGGTGGTTTAATTTTAGCTAGCGGAGGTAATGATGTATTATACAAGAAATTAGATGCTTCAGTTTTTCCTGGTTCTCAAGGAGGTCCTTTGATGCATGTTATTGCAGCTAAAGCAATTGCTTTAAAAGAAGCCATGGATCCATCTTTTAAGGTATATCAACAAAAAATTGTTCAAAATGCTAAGATAATGGTTAAAGAATTTACATTACGCGAATTCCAGATTATCTCTGGAATGACTCATAATCATCTTTTTTTATTAGATTTAAGAAATAAAAATATCACTGGGAAAGATGCCAGTACAGCTTTAGAACGAGCTAATATTATTGTTAATAAAAATAGCATACCAAATGATTTTAGAAGTCCTTTTATTACCTCTGGTATACGTATTGGTACGCCAGCAATAACTAGACGTAATTTTAATGAAAACGATGTACGAAAACTATCTCATTGGATCTGTGATATATTAAATCATATCGATAACAATGAAATTATTTTTTCCATAAAAACCAAAGTTTTACGTATTTGTTCTCAGTATCCCATATATAATAATAAAAGTTATTAA
- a CDS encoding IscS subfamily cysteine desulfurase: protein MKLPIYFDYAATTPVDPRVVEKMIQYFTLDGIFGNPSSRSHYYGWKAEEAIDLARKQIAQLIGAESREIIFTSGATESVNLAIKGIAQSYRKKGKHIITSMTEHKSVLDTCQYLENKGFEITRITPQPNGLIAFEQISNALRDDTILLSIMHVNNEIGVIQDIKKIGELCRLHDIIFHVDATQSVGKLHIDLSDLPVDLMSFNGHKLYGPKGIGGLYIRQHRYPKLHITAQMHGGGHEYGMRSGTLPVHQIVGMAEAYRLARETMTTEMIYLKKMRDRLWQGLQQIEGVLINGDLEYSIGTLLNISFSNIDGETLIIALKDFALSSGSACTSGTLNPSHVLQALGRNNELAYNSIRFSLGRFTTEEEIEYAIHHIAATVMKLNAMIHLL from the coding sequence ATGAAGTTACCAATATATTTTGACTATGCTGCTACTACTCCCGTAGATCCCAGAGTAGTAGAAAAAATGATACAATATTTTACCCTAGACGGAATATTTGGTAACCCGTCTTCTCGTTCTCATTATTATGGATGGAAAGCAGAGGAAGCGATAGATTTAGCGCGTAAACAAATTGCTCAGTTGATAGGTGCTGAATCACGTGAAATCATTTTTACTTCAGGAGCTACTGAATCAGTAAATTTAGCTATTAAAGGAATAGCTCAATCTTATCGCAAAAAAGGAAAGCATATTATTACCAGCATGACGGAACACAAATCAGTTTTAGATACTTGTCAATATCTTGAGAATAAAGGGTTTGAAATTACCCGTATAACTCCACAACCCAATGGTTTAATCGCTTTCGAACAAATTAGTAACGCACTACGTGATGATACAATTTTATTATCTATTATGCATGTAAATAATGAAATCGGTGTAATCCAAGACATCAAAAAAATTGGTGAATTATGTCGTCTACATGACATAATATTTCATGTAGACGCAACCCAAAGCGTTGGTAAATTACATATTGATCTATCTGATTTACCGGTGGATTTAATGTCTTTCAACGGCCATAAACTATATGGCCCGAAAGGTATAGGTGGTTTGTACATACGACAACATAGGTATCCAAAACTCCATATTACTGCTCAAATGCATGGAGGAGGACATGAATACGGTATGCGTTCTGGTACATTGCCAGTCCATCAAATAGTTGGTATGGCTGAAGCATATCGTTTAGCTAGAGAAACAATGACGACAGAAATGATTTATTTAAAAAAAATGAGAGATCGTCTATGGCAAGGATTACAACAAATTGAAGGAGTATTAATTAATGGCGATTTAGAGTATAGTATAGGCACATTGTTGAATATTAGTTTTAGTAATATTGACGGCGAAACACTAATTATAGCATTAAAAGATTTTGCATTATCTTCTGGATCTGCTTGTACCTCTGGCACTTTAAATCCATCACATGTATTGCAGGCTTTAGGAAGAAATAATGAACTAGCATATAATTCAATCAGATTTTCTCTAGGGCGTTTCACAACTGAAGAAGAAATAGAGTACGCTATCCATCATATAGCTGCTACTGTTATGAAATTAAATGCTATGATACATTTATTATAA
- the ispG gene encoding flavodoxin-dependent (E)-4-hydroxy-3-methylbut-2-enyl-diphosphate synthase has translation MNNITNIVRRKSTRIYIGNVPIGDGAPIAVQSMVNTRTTNIVETVTQINALKKAGVDIVRISIPTMDAAEAFKIIKRKVINIPLVADIHFDYRIALKVAEYGADCLRINPGNIGNNKRIRSVVHCAQDKNISIRIGVNSGSLERDLQKKYDGNPTEHVLLESAMRHVDILDKLNFHQFKVSVKSSDVLITIQAYRALASKIDQPLHIGLTEAGALRNGTVKSAMAVGFLLNEGIGDTIRISLATDPIEEVKVAFDILRALKIRAHGINFIACPGCARQEFNVINVVNALEEKVSDITTPMDVSIIGCVVNGPGEALKSTIGVAGARNKSGIYEDGIRQQKRCDNISIVEELERRIRAKSKLLNQNNPRHCPITYHK, from the coding sequence ATGAATAATATTACGAACATTGTTCGTCGAAAATCTACACGTATTTATATTGGCAATGTTCCTATTGGAGATGGCGCTCCTATTGCGGTACAATCCATGGTAAATACTCGTACTACAAATATTGTAGAAACAGTTACTCAAATTAACGCCCTAAAAAAAGCAGGGGTAGATATTGTCCGAATATCGATACCTACTATGGATGCGGCTGAAGCTTTCAAAATAATTAAACGAAAAGTAATTAATATTCCATTAGTAGCAGATATTCATTTTGATTATCGAATTGCATTGAAAGTAGCTGAGTACGGAGCAGATTGCTTGCGTATCAATCCTGGTAACATCGGGAACAATAAACGTATTCGATCTGTAGTGCATTGTGCTCAAGATAAAAATATATCTATTCGTATTGGTGTAAATTCTGGATCTCTTGAGCGTGATTTACAAAAAAAGTATGACGGAAATCCAACAGAACATGTATTATTAGAATCAGCAATGAGACACGTAGATATTTTAGATAAATTAAACTTTCATCAATTTAAAGTTAGCGTTAAATCTTCTGATGTGCTAATAACAATACAAGCCTACCGCGCATTAGCATCAAAAATAGATCAACCATTACATATAGGCCTTACTGAAGCCGGAGCTTTACGTAATGGGACAGTAAAATCTGCAATGGCTGTAGGTTTCTTATTAAACGAAGGCATCGGGGATACAATACGTATATCATTAGCTACAGACCCTATAGAAGAAGTTAAGGTGGCATTTGATATTTTAAGAGCTTTGAAAATTCGTGCTCATGGTATTAATTTTATAGCTTGTCCAGGATGTGCGCGACAAGAATTTAACGTAATCAATGTAGTTAATGCGTTAGAAGAAAAAGTAAGTGATATTACAACGCCTATGGATGTATCTATTATTGGATGTGTGGTTAACGGACCAGGAGAAGCATTAAAATCAACCATTGGTGTTGCCGGTGCACGTAATAAAAGTGGTATATATGAAGATGGTATACGACAACAAAAACGCTGCGATAATATATCAATAGTTGAAGAATTAGAACGTCGTATTCGAGCTAAATCTAAATTATTAAATCAAAATAACCCACGACACTGCCCTATCACATATCATAAATAA
- the ndk gene encoding nucleoside-diphosphate kinase, producing MVCKENTLSIIKPDAVAKNIIGSIISRFEAAGLIIVGAKLLQLTYIQASEFYFEHQKKYFFDSLINFMISGPVFVQILEGNNSIQRNREIMGATDPANALAGTIRSDYGYNYTKNAIHGSDSKKSAIREISYFFDI from the coding sequence ATGGTTTGTAAAGAAAATACGCTGTCAATCATAAAACCAGATGCCGTTGCTAAAAACATAATCGGATCTATAATTAGTAGATTCGAGGCTGCTGGTCTTATTATTGTGGGAGCTAAACTATTACAATTAACATATATACAAGCTTCCGAATTTTATTTTGAACATCAAAAAAAATATTTTTTTGACAGTTTAATAAATTTTATGATTTCTGGACCAGTATTTGTACAAATACTGGAAGGTAATAATTCGATACAACGTAATAGAGAAATTATGGGAGCCACTGATCCAGCGAATGCGTTAGCAGGTACCATTAGATCCGATTATGGTTATAATTATACTAAAAATGCCATTCATGGATCAGATTCTAAAAAATCTGCTATACGTGAAATTTCTTATTTCTTTGATATATAA
- a CDS encoding inositol monophosphatase family protein — translation MHPMLNIAIQAIRRAGNFVVKQYELFDKNSVQSNHINNLISKINKESYYIITAIIRKFYPLHTVINTWNARDINDVSCKESVFWIIGAIDNDINFIKQFPFFALSISVFIKGHIEIGVIYDPIHNELFSACRGKGAHLNGYRIRVGTAKSLHRAIIAISCSYEQQHMTINLLSKFSNKCAYFRYTGSTILDLAYVAVGRVDGCVSIFFKKNNYTNKLASGFLIIRESGGLIIDFTGTDNYLLSGNIIAGNVRIIRTILSIIQII, via the coding sequence ATGCATCCGATGCTTAATATTGCTATTCAAGCTATAAGAAGGGCGGGGAACTTTGTCGTTAAACAATATGAATTGTTTGATAAAAATAGTGTACAGTCAAATCATATAAATAATCTTATTTCTAAAATCAATAAAGAGTCATATTACATTATTACGGCAATTATTCGAAAATTTTATCCGCTACATACTGTTATTAATACATGGAATGCCCGTGATATTAATGATGTGAGTTGCAAAGAAAGCGTTTTCTGGATAATTGGAGCTATAGATAATGATATTAATTTTATTAAGCAGTTTCCTTTTTTTGCTTTATCTATTTCCGTATTTATTAAAGGCCATATCGAAATAGGAGTAATATATGATCCTATACATAATGAGTTATTTAGTGCTTGCCGTGGAAAAGGAGCTCATCTTAATGGTTATCGGATTCGTGTGGGTACTGCTAAAAGTTTACATAGGGCTATTATTGCTATATCTTGTTCTTATGAACAGCAACATATGACTATTAATCTACTAAGTAAGTTTAGTAATAAATGCGCATATTTTCGTTATACTGGATCAACTATTTTAGATTTAGCCTATGTTGCTGTTGGACGTGTAGATGGGTGTGTTTCTATTTTTTTTAAAAAAAATAACTACACTAATAAATTAGCTAGTGGTTTTTTAATAATTCGTGAATCGGGAGGTTTAATTATAGATTTTACCGGAACCGACAATTATTTACTGTCTGGAAATATAATTGCGGGTAATGTGAGAATAATCCGGACTATTTTATCAATTATACAAATTATTTAA